From Roseburia hominis, the proteins below share one genomic window:
- a CDS encoding Crp/Fnr family transcriptional regulator, with product MILEELLEAYPDAEPYFRFMPEELKSRYTIRTFPPGYIIHQKDYPLDYFGIICHGDHRVINEFENGNVFMIEKNEAINFIGEVTILAGMEKTSVTIETLTECVVFMISRADFEMWISRDLHFLRLITQVIAFKLYRSSYNRGAKLFYPPNFLFLDYLLKYADAHHIKKTGTVTLRKTREEIREELGMTVKTINRTIAKLKGDHLLDTYKGKVTFTLEQYQRAGKEIAYYVK from the coding sequence ATGATATTGGAAGAACTTCTGGAGGCATATCCCGATGCAGAACCTTATTTCCGTTTTATGCCCGAAGAACTGAAATCCCGTTATACGATCCGGACCTTTCCCCCCGGATATATCATTCATCAGAAGGATTATCCGCTGGATTATTTTGGAATCATCTGTCATGGGGACCACCGTGTCATCAATGAATTCGAAAACGGCAATGTCTTTATGATCGAAAAAAACGAAGCAATCAATTTTATCGGGGAAGTAACCATTCTGGCAGGAATGGAAAAGACCTCTGTCACCATCGAAACGCTGACGGAGTGTGTGGTTTTTATGATCTCAAGAGCGGATTTTGAAATGTGGATTTCCAGAGATCTGCATTTTCTCCGGCTGATCACCCAGGTAATTGCCTTTAAACTTTACCGCTCCTCTTATAACAGAGGTGCAAAATTGTTCTATCCACCTAATTTTCTGTTTCTGGATTATCTGCTGAAATATGCCGATGCCCATCACATCAAAAAAACAGGGACCGTCACTTTGCGCAAAACACGGGAGGAAATACGGGAAGAGCTGGGGATGACTGTGAAGACCATCAACCGCACCATCGCCAAATTAAAAGGCGACCACCTTCTGGATACATATAAAGGCAAAGTCACATTTACTCTGGAACAATACCAGCGGGCCGGAAAAGAAATCGCTTACTATGTAAAATAG
- a CDS encoding amidohydrolase family protein encodes MKKACDCMIIHASCLTEQMTVEDRQAIVLKDGMILDILPVKEAEEAYEAAIQVDGSQKLWMPGLIDCHMHTGQQLLKGRILDELPMIWTRIMLPFESTLTPEKMQFSAELAALEMIENGTTGFVDAGGYFMEEAGRVYEASGLRGALSHSTMDQGNFPDSIRQTAAQALETTDALYEEFHGKGNLRVFYSLRAIMNCSQELIRGAAERAGEKGTCIQAHMNEYAGEVNYTLEKYRMRPVEYLDSLGILQENFVAAHGIMLSAREQEILAQRHAKVVHCPFSNCGKGVPDTPSLLERGICVGLGTDGAAHGGLSLWNKMKIFRSVMNAVWGTRYADPEIMPAASIFGMVFTGGGRILDQEGKLGCLKPGYRADLISIDWNQPHLLLTGNRVHTLLECVNGSDVADSMVNGRFLMKDREVLTMDREKILWKAKKYMETEEIPS; translated from the coding sequence ATGAAAAAAGCTTGTGATTGTATGATTATACACGCATCCTGTCTTACAGAACAGATGACAGTGGAGGACCGACAGGCTATTGTGCTTAAGGACGGCATGATTTTGGATATTCTTCCGGTAAAGGAAGCAGAAGAAGCCTATGAAGCCGCCATACAAGTAGATGGAAGCCAAAAGCTGTGGATGCCGGGGCTGATAGATTGCCACATGCATACAGGCCAGCAGCTTTTAAAGGGCAGAATACTGGATGAGCTTCCTATGATCTGGACGAGGATCATGCTTCCCTTTGAAAGTACGCTGACGCCGGAAAAAATGCAGTTCAGCGCAGAGCTTGCCGCACTGGAAATGATTGAAAACGGTACGACTGGATTTGTGGATGCAGGAGGATATTTTATGGAAGAGGCCGGGAGAGTATATGAAGCTTCCGGGCTTCGGGGTGCATTATCCCATTCCACTATGGACCAGGGAAATTTCCCGGACTCCATCCGGCAGACGGCTGCCCAGGCACTGGAAACGACAGATGCACTGTATGAGGAATTTCACGGAAAAGGAAATCTTCGGGTGTTTTATTCGTTGAGGGCCATCATGAACTGTTCACAGGAGCTGATCCGGGGGGCTGCAGAGCGGGCCGGGGAGAAAGGAACCTGTATACAGGCCCACATGAATGAATATGCGGGAGAAGTCAATTATACATTGGAAAAATACAGGATGCGCCCTGTGGAGTATCTGGATTCGCTGGGAATCCTGCAGGAAAATTTTGTGGCGGCCCATGGAATTATGCTTTCTGCCAGGGAACAGGAAATTCTGGCGCAGCGTCATGCCAAGGTGGTACACTGTCCTTTCAGCAACTGTGGAAAAGGGGTTCCGGATACGCCATCTCTTCTTGAGAGGGGAATTTGTGTCGGACTTGGGACAGACGGGGCAGCCCATGGAGGGTTGAGCCTGTGGAATAAGATGAAAATATTCCGTTCCGTCATGAATGCGGTATGGGGAACACGTTATGCGGATCCTGAGATCATGCCGGCGGCTTCCATTTTCGGAATGGTTTTTACAGGAGGAGGCAGAATCCTGGATCAGGAGGGGAAGCTTGGCTGCCTGAAGCCGGGATACCGGGCTGACCTTATTTCAATAGACTGGAATCAGCCGCACCTGTTGCTTACCGGAAATCGTGTCCATACACTTTTGGAATGTGTGAATGGCAGTGATGTGGCAGACAGTATGGTAAACGGAAGATTTTTGATGAAAGACCGGGAAGTCCTCACAATGGACAGAGAAAAAATTCTCTGGAAGGCGAAGAAATACATGGAAACGGAGGAAATACCATCATGA
- a CDS encoding DUF3791 domain-containing protein — protein sequence MKANPILLQKKYSRVIARFAEYQGISLDAALDFFYRSEVYQLIRDGVSDMHCMSDAYLAEELKQEYQAKQ from the coding sequence ATGAAAGCTAATCCGATTTTGCTACAGAAAAAATATAGCCGAGTAATTGCGCGCTTTGCTGAATACCAGGGTATCTCATTGGATGCGGCGTTGGACTTTTTTTATCGCTCAGAGGTTTATCAGTTAATCCGAGATGGTGTTTCTGATATGCACTGTATGAGCGATGCGTATCTTGCGGAGGAATTGAAACAGGAATATCAGGCGAAACAATAG
- a CDS encoding DUF3990 domain-containing protein, whose protein sequence is MILYHGSYLEIAEPDLTHSRPNVDFGRGFYATPLYEQAAKWCGKFKRRGKDGIISRYFFDESQEAVLKTLKFDFYSEEWLDFILNCRSGKDTTDYDLVVGGVANDKVFNTVELFFEGLIDKKEAIKRLRYEKPNLQICFRTEKALELLHFEGSEMV, encoded by the coding sequence ATGATCCTATATCATGGTTCCTATCTGGAAATCGCAGAGCCGGATCTGACACATTCCCGCCCTAATGTGGATTTTGGGCGTGGTTTTTATGCCACTCCCCTATATGAGCAAGCAGCGAAATGGTGCGGTAAATTCAAACGCAGAGGAAAAGACGGTATTATATCCCGCTACTTTTTTGATGAAAGCCAGGAAGCTGTTTTGAAAACTCTGAAATTTGATTTTTATTCCGAGGAATGGCTGGATTTTATCCTGAACTGCCGCAGTGGGAAAGATACAACAGATTATGACCTTGTAGTTGGCGGTGTAGCTAACGATAAAGTGTTCAATACAGTTGAATTGTTTTTTGAAGGACTGATTGACAAGAAAGAAGCAATTAAACGCCTACGTTATGAAAAGCCGAACCTGCAAATCTGTTTCCGCACAGAGAAAGCACTGGAACTGCTGCATTTTGAAGGGAGTGAAATGGTATGA
- a CDS encoding PDDEXK nuclease domain-containing protein — MVNHLKPYQSVITEIKSIISSGQETAYSASSKAMLLTYWNIGKRIVEQELGGSERAEYGRGLISALAEDLTKEFGKNYSKRNLHYYIKFYQCFPDEQIVNACVHNLNWTHIRSLLRVPDENARYWYMKEAVDENWSSRTLDRNISTQYYYRLLQAPTKNAVIEEMKQKTAEFQKNQFELIKSPVIAEFLGFRNEDTYLEGDLESAILSHIRDFLMELGRGFAFVARQQHIVTETSDYYLDLVFYNIELKCYVLIDLKMGKITHQDVGQIDMYVRMYDDLKRGQGDNPTIGILLCSETDEDIARYSVLHDNDRLFMSKYLTYLPTKEQLKIEIDRQKEIFSMQHPAIHVEGVDD, encoded by the coding sequence ATGGTGAATCATTTGAAGCCATACCAATCAGTTATTACAGAAATTAAAAGTATTATTTCTTCTGGGCAAGAAACAGCCTATAGTGCCTCCAGCAAGGCAATGCTACTTACCTATTGGAATATCGGGAAACGAATTGTAGAACAGGAACTGGGAGGCAGTGAACGCGCAGAGTACGGCAGAGGTTTGATTTCTGCATTGGCAGAAGATTTGACAAAGGAATTCGGCAAAAATTATTCTAAAAGGAATTTGCACTATTACATCAAATTTTATCAGTGTTTTCCCGATGAGCAGATTGTGAACGCATGCGTTCACAATCTTAACTGGACACATATTAGGAGTCTTCTTCGTGTTCCAGATGAAAATGCACGTTATTGGTATATGAAGGAAGCTGTTGACGAGAATTGGAGTTCAAGAACTTTAGACCGTAATATTAGTACGCAATATTATTATCGCCTTCTTCAGGCACCCACAAAAAATGCTGTAATTGAAGAAATGAAACAGAAAACCGCAGAATTTCAGAAAAATCAATTTGAACTAATTAAAAGTCCAGTGATTGCAGAATTTCTTGGTTTCAGAAATGAGGATACTTACTTAGAGGGAGATTTAGAATCTGCTATTCTTTCACATATTAGAGATTTTTTGATGGAATTGGGTAGGGGATTTGCGTTTGTGGCTCGTCAGCAGCATATTGTAACGGAAACTTCAGATTACTATTTGGATCTCGTTTTTTATAATATCGAACTTAAATGTTATGTACTCATCGATTTAAAGATGGGGAAGATTACACATCAGGATGTAGGTCAGATTGATATGTATGTACGCATGTATGATGATTTAAAGCGAGGGCAAGGAGATAATCCCACTATAGGGATTCTATTGTGTTCAGAAACTGATGAGGATATTGCCAGATACTCGGTGCTGCATGATAATGACAGACTGTTTATGTCAAAATATCTGACTTATTTGCCTACGAAAGAGCAGTTAAAAATAGAGATTGATCGACAGAAAGAAATTTTTTCTATGCAGCATCCAGCCATACATGTAGAAGGTGTTGACGATTGA
- a CDS encoding barstar family protein → MKVVLDAKKMPEKKATHAYLQEKLKLPSYYGGNLDALYDCLTELNETEIVIINRNVGGEYFGRICKVFQHACEDNEKLQVFFEEQDALSL, encoded by the coding sequence GTGAAGGTAGTATTAGATGCAAAAAAAATGCCGGAGAAGAAAGCAACTCATGCATATTTACAGGAGAAGTTGAAGCTTCCGAGTTATTATGGTGGAAATCTGGATGCATTATATGATTGTCTGACGGAACTGAACGAAACAGAAATTGTTATTATAAATAGAAATGTGGGGGGAGAATATTTCGGAAGAATCTGTAAGGTTTTCCAACATGCATGCGAAGATAATGAGAAACTTCAAGTGTTTTTTGAGGAGCAGGATGCTCTATCATTATGA
- a CDS encoding type IV toxin-antitoxin system AbiEi family antitoxin domain-containing protein has protein sequence MEVNPILMNALKENRNQITTAQIQKLGFSRTMLLKYVENGLLVRVGRGVYTLPDSVVDDMYLLQRRSDKIIFSHDTALFLNHLSDRTPFIHSITIPSNASVSRELKEECICYYIKPELHLLGVEEKETTFGNSVRCYNPERTLCDFLRSRNRCDEEMVLNAIKNYAAYKKKDLNRLAEYADAFRVSKILRKYMEVLL, from the coding sequence ATGGAAGTGAACCCGATTCTTATGAACGCACTGAAAGAAAATCGTAACCAAATTACTACGGCGCAGATTCAGAAACTTGGGTTTTCAAGGACAATGCTCCTTAAATATGTAGAAAATGGATTGTTAGTGCGGGTTGGGCGTGGAGTTTATACATTGCCTGATTCGGTGGTTGATGATATGTATCTTTTACAACGGCGGTCAGATAAAATTATTTTTTCTCATGATACGGCGCTTTTTTTAAATCATTTATCTGACCGGACGCCGTTCATTCATTCTATCACCATTCCAAGTAATGCATCTGTTTCCAGAGAATTAAAGGAAGAATGTATCTGTTATTATATAAAACCAGAGCTTCATTTGTTAGGAGTGGAAGAAAAAGAAACTACTTTTGGGAATTCAGTTCGCTGCTATAATCCAGAACGGACTTTGTGTGATTTCCTACGAAGCCGTAACCGCTGTGACGAGGAGATGGTTTTAAATGCAATAAAAAATTATGCGGCTTATAAGAAAAAAGATTTAAACCGTCTTGCTGAATATGCTGATGCATTTCGAGTCAGCAAAATATTGAGAAAGTATATGGAGGTGCTGCTATGA
- a CDS encoding ribonuclease domain-containing protein: MRQKLNALLIPFLCIVLLFGACSPDEKVRTDASEKAAGDGTQIEETGEYTSKEEVAAYLHEYGHLPGNFITKEEAKKLGWVSSEGNLGEVAPGKSIGGDHFGNYEGQLPEEQGRKYYECDVDGDGGYRSGKRIVYSNDGLIYYTEDHYESFELLYGEE, encoded by the coding sequence ATGAGACAAAAATTAAACGCACTGCTAATTCCGTTTTTATGTATTGTTTTACTTTTCGGAGCATGTTCTCCAGATGAAAAGGTACGAACGGATGCATCGGAAAAAGCAGCAGGGGACGGTACTCAAATCGAGGAAACCGGGGAGTATACATCGAAAGAAGAGGTTGCGGCGTATTTACATGAATACGGACATCTTCCGGGTAATTTTATAACGAAGGAAGAAGCGAAGAAATTAGGATGGGTAAGCAGTGAAGGGAATCTGGGGGAAGTCGCGCCGGGGAAAAGTATCGGCGGAGATCATTTCGGAAATTACGAAGGACAGCTTCCGGAGGAACAAGGGCGGAAATACTATGAATGTGATGTTGATGGTGATGGAGGATACCGGAGTGGGAAACGGATTGTATATTCCAATGACGGACTGATTTATTATACGGAAGATCACTATGAATCATTTGAGTTGTTATATGGGGAGGAATAG
- a CDS encoding sulfite exporter TauE/SafE family protein, translating to MSGLMEGGAVVLLVIAAANGVIGGLIGICGIAGFLLPMLYTGVLGYSVEQSLAFSFLAFLVSGILGSVNYKKAGNLDIPMSVRIGMGSFAGAVAGVFLQAMISKSAAKTILYLVVLLSGISILCRMWNEKRQTDAAVGENGAAGENAVEESNMEERGGLMEKTWFLPLLGAVTGAICSLSGAGGPVLVMPLLITFGVSARLAVGVSLFDSVFIAIPACVGYLSRIDIGSVWVILLIVLVAHGAGVLAGSRMAGKVPVTGLKIFVAVFSVFISIYMLL from the coding sequence ATGAGCGGACTGATGGAAGGTGGGGCGGTTGTTCTTTTGGTGATTGCCGCTGCTAACGGGGTGATTGGTGGATTGATCGGTATCTGCGGAATTGCGGGATTTTTGCTTCCTATGCTGTATACAGGGGTGCTTGGATATTCCGTGGAGCAGTCGCTGGCATTCAGCTTTCTGGCTTTTCTGGTATCCGGCATCCTTGGCTCGGTAAACTATAAGAAGGCAGGAAATCTGGATATCCCCATGTCGGTGCGCATAGGGATGGGGAGCTTTGCAGGGGCTGTGGCAGGAGTGTTTCTGCAGGCCATGATCTCCAAATCCGCAGCAAAGACCATCCTGTATCTGGTCGTGTTGCTCTCCGGGATTTCTATTCTATGCAGGATGTGGAATGAGAAAAGGCAAACGGATGCTGCAGTGGGAGAGAATGGCGCAGCAGGAGAGAATGCTGTGGAAGAATCTAACATGGAGGAACGAGGAGGTCTGATGGAAAAAACCTGGTTTTTGCCGCTCTTGGGCGCTGTGACAGGTGCCATCTGTTCTCTGTCAGGAGCCGGAGGCCCGGTTCTTGTAATGCCTCTTTTGATTACTTTTGGCGTATCCGCAAGGCTGGCAGTGGGCGTGTCCCTGTTTGATTCTGTGTTTATTGCGATCCCTGCCTGTGTGGGGTATTTGTCAAGAATTGATATTGGAAGTGTGTGGGTGATTTTACTGATCGTGCTTGTGGCACATGGTGCCGGCGTCCTGGCAGGAAGCCGGATGGCGGGAAAAGTACCGGTAACAGGTTTAAAAATTTTTGTTGCGGTATTTTCTGTTTTTATTTCTATTTATATGCTTTTGTGA